Proteins encoded by one window of Papio anubis isolate 15944 chromosome 7, Panubis1.0, whole genome shotgun sequence:
- the LOC103885919 gene encoding 60S ribosomal protein L29-like, which translates to MRVDSKFLRNMPFAKKHNKKGLKKMQANSATTMSARAKAIKTLIKPKEVKPKIPKGVSRKLSRLAYIGHPKLGKHACAHIAKSLRLCQPKAKVKDQTKAQAAAPASVPAQAPKGAQAPYKGFRVEISVCQHEDRRTDVTPLGCCLQGAGVLLCYLYK; encoded by the coding sequence ATGCGGGTGGACTCCAAGTTCCTGAGGAACATGCCCTTTGCCAAGAAGCACAACAAGAAGGGCCTAAAGAAGATGCAGGCCAACAGTGCCACGACCATGAGTGCACGTGCCAAGGCTATCAAGACCCTCATAAAGCCCAAAGAGGTTAAGCCCAAGATCCCAAAGGGTGTCAGCCGCAAGCTCAGTCGGCTTGCCTACATTGGCCACCCCAAGCTTGGGAAGCACGCTTGTGCCCACATTGCCAAGTCGCTTAGGCTGTGCCAGCCAAAGGCCAAGGTCAAGGATCAAACCAAGGCCCAGGCTGCAGCTCCAGCTTCAGTTCCAGCTCAGGCTCCCAAAGGTGCCCAGGCCCCCTACAAAGGCTTCAGAGTAGAGATCTCTGTCTGCCAACATGAGGACAGAAGGACTGATGTGACCCCCCTGGGCTGCTGTCTGCAGGGGGCTGGTGTCCTCCTGTGCTATTTGTATAAATAA